The Methanoregula sp. UBA64 genome contains the following window.
GCAATCGCGTCTTTTAACACCATGATGCCCATGTGGTCGGGGCAGAGGTCGCCCGAGTAGACCTTCCGTACCGGGATACCGAACTCCCCGTGGAGTTCCTCGTCCTCGAACGCTTTTACCACATCGATCTTGAGGTACGCCGGCTCGTCCGTTTTTAAGAATTTTTTTATGATCTGGCGGATGACTGCCGTCTTACCGGCACTGGGCGGGCCGGCTACCATGACAAGTTTCACGCAGGCACCCCGGGCTTTTTCTGGTGTACCGGGGCCTTTTCGGGATCGCCGATCAGCTCCCCGCCCCGGATCCTCTCGCGGAGGTCCCAGAGGAATGCATCCATCCCGGAGACGGTGCCGACGATATCGCGTTCCCGGTTCCCCGGTTCGAGCACCCCGGAAACCGCCCCGTTCTTCATCACGATCCGCCGGTCGGTAATAAGCGCGAGATAGGGGTCGTGGGTAACAAAGATCACGGCCTTTTTGTAATCCTTCAGGCAGGCAATGACCCGCTCCTTGTTGATGCCGGCGTTCTCCACTTCGTCGAGGAGCAGGATGGGCGTCCGTCCGATCAGGATCGCATCGGCAATCAGGAGCGACCGGGTCTGGCCGCCCGAGAGTCCGGTCATCCGCAGGGAGCCGGCAATCTTCTCGCCGGTAAACTCGTTTGCGAGCGCTATGGTGCGGGCGATCAAATCCTGAGAACCCGTGTCCCGCGCCTGCATATGGAGGGCGAGGAACCGGTCTACCGTGAGGTCGGCAATGACCCGGGTGCTCTGGGTGATGAGCGCAATGGGCTTCTTTGCCGGGTCCCGCACGAGTTCTTCCGAAGGCTCGGCGCCGTTGACAAGGATCCGCCGTCCCGTTGCGGTGTCCTCCTGCGCGAGAACCTCGATATCGTTGATGAACGCGGATTTGCCGGAGCCGGTCGGCCCCACGATCGAGATGGTGTCGCCGGGCCGGATCACGATCCGGTCGAATCCCTCCTTTTTGCCGTCGCGGCTGGTCCCGGGGAGGAGGGTTAGTTCGTACGGTTGTGAGCAGTCCATGACAGGATCATGGGCAGGGTCGTTCAAATATATTTCCTAAAGTGCAAAAATTTTTTCCTTATAGTAATAGTTATAATCCAAAAATGACTACATTAGGGTT
Protein-coding sequences here:
- a CDS encoding ATP-binding cassette domain-containing protein produces the protein MDCSQPYELTLLPGTSRDGKKEGFDRIVIRPGDTISIVGPTGSGKSAFINDIEVLAQEDTATGRRILVNGAEPSEELVRDPAKKPIALITQSTRVIADLTVDRFLALHMQARDTGSQDLIARTIALANEFTGEKIAGSLRMTGLSGGQTRSLLIADAILIGRTPILLLDEVENAGINKERVIACLKDYKKAVIFVTHDPYLALITDRRIVMKNGAVSGVLEPGNRERDIVGTVSGMDAFLWDLRERIRGGELIGDPEKAPVHQKKPGVPA